In Zingiber officinale cultivar Zhangliang chromosome 1A, Zo_v1.1, whole genome shotgun sequence, the DNA window GGTGGACCAACTACCTGAGGCCAGACATCAAAAGAGGGGAGTTTAGTGTGCAGGAGGAGCAGACCATCATCCAGCTTCATGCTCTCCTCGGGAACAGGTTCGATCTCCTCTAGAAAGTAGAAATGCTGCACTGTGTCGAAGTTTGGATAAGGATTTGTCATTGTTTTCTCTCTTAGATTCTGTTTCTTAGCATTTGGAAGGGAGCATGACGTTTTTGGAAGTTTGCTTGTTGCAGGTGGTCTGCGATTGCGACGCACCTGCCGAAGAGAACAGATAACGAGATCAAGAACTACTGGAACACGCACCTGAAGAAGCGGCTGGCGAAGATGGGCATCGACCCCTGCACGCACAAGGCGAAGAGCGACGCCCTCAGCTCTGCCGCTGGCGCCGGCGGCGGGCGCCGCTCACGGAGCGCCGCCAACCTCAGCCACATGGCGCAGTGGGAGAGCGCACGCCTGGAGGCGGAGGCACGCCTCGTGCGGGAGTCCAAGCTCCGCACGGTCGCCGCTCTGCAGCACCAAATGGGGTCGTCGCCGCCCTCCTCGGCCGCATCGCCGCCGGGCTGCCTCGGCGTGCTCCGGGCTTGGCGAGGTCAAAGGTCCGACCTTGAGTCGCCCACCTCCACGCTGAGCTTCGCGGAAGGTCGCCTGCTTATGGCAGCGGCCGGCGGAGGGCTCGTCGACGGCGACTACCAAGGAGCCAGTAGGATGGATAACCtcgcaggcttggaggtgcccgaCGCGGCCGCCGGAGGTGAGGCACCGTGGCTTGGAGAGGCGTGCGGATGGGGGCAACTACAAGTCGGCGGAAGCTTCACCGGAATGCTTCTGGGCGACAAGAATTCCAACTGCGGCTGTGCCGGCGGCGATTCTTATGGAAACAATGACTACCTGcaagaggaggaagaggggaCAGAAATGAACAAGCACTACTGGAACACCATTCTCAACTCTGTcaactcttcctcctcttccaccTCGCCGGCGTTCTAGAATCGAGAAGTAGGCCACTGCTTAATTCAACAACTTCATTGCGCGTTTCCAATTGAATCTGTAAGAAGCAAACAAATAAGATAAAAGAATTAGGTGCCTGCATTGGTGCATTGTCCTGAGAATGtaacttctgtttttttttttttggtttgtttttgcctAAATTTAGTAGTTTTGAAGAACAGGCGAAGTGTTTGTAGCTGATTACTGTATTGCTTGCTTATCATGTTACTGGCTCACAAATATTAGCAAGTTGAAATACTAGCAAGCAAGTTGAAAGAACTGGGAAAGATTACCGAGAGAGATCAAGGTTGAGTATTTTTTATCATAATACTTTTTTATATTTATAGAGGGCAGTAAAATGCTCAAAAAAGTGAAAGATTCTTTCAAGCCTCAGCTACAAGTCAGAACAATTTGAAAATTTCAGTGTTACTCTTTAAGTTTCCTCAAGGTTCTCCCAGAGAAAGTAACCCTCCTCCTAAATAAACACTGAATTTTCCAAATTGTCAAAGATAAACAAGGACAGAATCTTGGATGCCTCAACCACAAGGTTTTCCTCTGCCCTGTCATTTACTCCACTGTACCATAATTGTAGATGAAACACGGTTGACCAGAAATCCATGCGGCAACAGTTCCAAATCTGTATGTGATATAAAGCCTCTGAGAGGTCTTCCTTCCCCATCCAATCTAGACCTACCCCACAGAAATGAGTGTGATGTACTGGTGTCACGAAGAAAGACAACCCACATGCTCATTGCTCATCACGCTTACATAAAAGGAGTGAGAGGAGAGAAACGAAGGAATTTAAGATATTTTAGGTCTTTAGGAGTGACAAACCGTACG includes these proteins:
- the LOC122033385 gene encoding transcription factor MYB106-like, which encodes MGRSPCCEKVGLKKGPWTPEEDQKLLAYVEKHGHGSWRALPARAGLQRCGKSCRLRWTNYLRPDIKRGEFSVQEEQTIIQLHALLGNRWSAIATHLPKRTDNEIKNYWNTHLKKRLAKMGIDPCTHKAKSDALSSAAGAGGGRRSRSAANLSHMAQWESARLEAEARLVRESKLRTVAALQHQMGSSPPSSAASPPGCLGVLRAWRGQRSDLESPTSTLSFAEGRLLMAAAGGGLVDGDYQGASRMDNLAGLEVPDAAAGGEAPWLGEACGWGQLQVGGSFTGMLLGDKNSNCGCAGGDSYGNNDYLQEEEEGTEMNKHYWNTILNSVNSSSSSTSPAF